One stretch of Clavelina lepadiformis chromosome 6, kaClaLepa1.1, whole genome shotgun sequence DNA includes these proteins:
- the LOC143462226 gene encoding uncharacterized protein LOC143462226 isoform X1, translated as MITLKPDPPPEGSQGLPGASPNVDNTPSKDLLWKEGQAFCSSPVAIIKKSVTPINPKTNILTLLKNHGNKINKPEVFKTIGNRIVIPMKVSVAAKKATDKSASSSGETAKKLATFQMAVPKLKDPANVLAPGILHKVNNLPFRKANTSTLLQKEQNSTGLAQAHVKNEVNGKLTLIETNLNDYGDLNKFMSSVTGSFGLASSNDDKDSVISSTDSSKLNMSMSSMSKLSDFDDQLEDNDLTCLSWLNNDKELYKTIRKCNPDDPGIGLSGDETDSEENTDSNKLIFTATSPIDFKVPNTWKGTHSDFAYNPMSKPPYSFSCLIFMAIEDSYLKRLPVKEIYCWVCKHFPYFRTAPSGWKNSIRHNLSLNRCFKKAECRKDMAKGSLWCIDPAYRPNLVQALKRSPFYPYLHPTSMGQPLSLNNLANLLPGVHTGRVPTWSPATPPSSTLWADPDMASAALNLMGLRGGEGSPKRSESITNTLEEIFRDEQWVNSQKIGRERHDSGESVGTEQLVISGSSQDHLYTRNTHPSKKKIKTAEQSRCRSPESEKSAPDAAYEFETRGFSEDDLDDDIINVIAEEQVIYSDAGSDTVDDSDDDDQQSLFDSGFASLRNYKMKNSQKRKLSNSLDDEESRQQNSSKRKRKEKKTETKKKTKKHQSKSSNSNSNEKLMKRKSRPMKVKLSKSASSPTMKKKMTPEKKNSDVDSGKDSPKVNRCSRARRLKQRNSKRRGNSNYHTRSSGHKLLGQEPVKRKRDAVRKRNFSEQSPDEEEEIKLAAGSLLHLAGLLKSPLGSSKVQRR; from the exons ATGATAACTTTAAAACCTGATCCTCCCCCTGAGGGTAGCCAAGGCCTTCCTGGTGCTTCTCCTAATGTCGACAACACTCCTTCAAAGGACCTATTGTGGAAGGAAGGGCAAGCATTCTGCTCCAGTCCAGTGGCCATCATTAAGAAAAGTGTCACACCCATCAATCCTAAAACCAACATTTTGACTTTGCTTAAAAATCACGGCAATAAGATCAATAAACCCGAGGTTTTTAAGACAATTGGAAATCGGATTGTTATACCGATGAAAGTAAGCGTTGCTGCAAAGAAAGCCACCGATAAAAGTGCCAGCTCTTCTGGGGAAACTGCAAAGAAACTGGCAACGTTTCAAATGGCTGTCCCTAAATTAAAAGATCCCGCCAACGTGCTTGCCCCTGGTATATTGCACAAAGTAAATAACCTTCCATTTCGAAAGGCGAATACATCAACCTTGTTGCAAAAGGAGCAGAACAGTACCGGGCTTGCACAGGCTCATGTCAAAAATGAAGTAAATGGAAAGTTAACTTTAATAGAAACTAACCTCAATGATTATGGAGATTTGAACAAGTTCATGTCGTCTGTCACCGGCAGCTTTGGTTTGGCATCCTCGAATGATGACAAAGATAGTGTGATAAGCTCAACCGATTCAAGTAAGCTTAACATGTCAATGTCATCAATGAGCAAGTTATCGGATTTTGACGACCAGCTCGAGGACAATGACCTTACTTGTCTGTCTTGGCTGAACAATGACAAAGAGCTGTACAAGACAATCAGGAAATGCAATCCTGACGATCCTGGGATTGGTTTAAGTGGCGATGAAACTGACTCTGAAGAAAACACTGACAGTAACAAGCTTATTTTCACTGCCACGTCACCAATTGACTTCAAGGTACCG AACACCTGGAAAGGCACACACAGTGATTTTGCATACAACCCTATGAGCAAACCACCGTATTCATTCAGTTGTCTTATTTTTATGGCGATTGAAGATTCATATCTTAAAAGACTTCCAGTGAAG GAGATCTACTGCTGGGTCTGCAAGCACTTCCCTTATTTTAGAACAGCACCATCTGGTTGGAAAAACTCAATTAGACACAACTTGTCCTTAAAtcgctgttttaaaaaagCTGAATGCAGAAAG GATATGGCTAAAGGCTCCCTCTGGTGTATAGACCCCGCATACAGACCCAACCTTGTGCAGGCTCTCAAACGAAGCCCCTTTTACCCATACCTTCACCCAACTAGTATGGGTCAACCACTTTCATTAAATAACCTCGCAAACCTTTTACCTGG TGTCCACACTGGCAGAGTCCCAACCTGGAGCCCAGCAACGCCGCCGAGCTCCACGTTATGGGCAG acccagacatggcgtcagctgctcTTAACCTGATGGGATTACGCGGTGGTG AGGGATCTCCGAAAAGATCAGAGAGCATCACAAACACGCTGGAAGAAATCTTCCGGGATGAGCAGTGGGTTAACTCTCAGAAAAT CGGCCGGGAGAGACACGACAGTGGGGAATCAGTGGGCACGGAGCAGCTGGTAATCAGCGGATCCTCCCAGGATCATCTCTACACGAGGAACACTCATCCGTCGAAGAAGAAGATCAAGACGGCTGAGCAGTCTCGATGCAGGTCTCCGGAGAGTGAAAAGTCCGCTCCGGATGCTGCGTATGAGTTTGAAACTCGAGGCTTCTCGGAAGATGACCTCGACGACGACATAATTAATGTCATAGCGGAAGAACAAGTGATCTACAGTGATGCGGGAAGTGACACTGTTGACGATTCAGATGACGATGACCAGCAGAGTCTCTTCGACAGTGGTTTTGCAAGCCTCCGGAATTACAAGATGAAGAACTCGCAGAAGAGGAAGCTGAGTAACTCCTTAGATGATGAGGAGAGTAGACAGCAAAACTCCTCCAAGAGAAAACGGAAAGAGAAGAAAacggaaacaaaaaagaagaCAAAGAAGCATCAATCAAAGTCCTCCAACAGCAACTCAAACGAGAAGTTGATGAAGAGAAAAAGCCGTCCAATGAAGGTGAAGCTCTCAAAGTCCGCCTCTTCACCCACGATGAAGAAGAAAATGACTCCTGAAAAGAAGAACAGCGACGTGGACAGTGGGAAAGATTCCCCGAAGGTTAACAGATGCTCAAGAGCGAGGAGACTAAAGCAGCGGAATTCAAAGCGACGCGGCAACTCAAATTATCACACTCGCTCTTCCGGACACAAACTTCTGGGACAGGAGCCCGTAAAGAGGAAGCGCGATGCTGTGCGGAAGAGGAATTTCAGCGAACAGAGTCCTGACGAGGAGGAAGAGATTAAGTTGGCTGCCGGTTCACTGCTGCATCTCGCCGGGCTCTTAAAGTCTCCTCTAGGATCAAGCAAAGTTCAAAGAAGATAA
- the LOC143462226 gene encoding uncharacterized protein LOC143462226 isoform X2, translating to MITLKPDPPPEGSQGLPGASPNVDNTPSKDLLWKEGQAFCSSPVAIIKKSVTPINPKTNILTLLKNHGNKINKPEVFKTIGNRIVIPMKVSVAAKKATDKSASSSGETAKKLATFQMAVPKLKDPANVLAPGILHKVNNLPFRKANTSTLLQKEQNSTGLAQAHVKNEVNGKLTLIETNLNDYGDLNKFMSSVTGSFGLASSNDDKDSVISSTDSSKLNMSMSSMSKLSDFDDQLEDNDLTCLSWLNNDKELYKTIRKCNPDDPGIGLSGDETDSEENTDSNKLIFTATSPIDFKNTWKGTHSDFAYNPMSKPPYSFSCLIFMAIEDSYLKRLPVKEIYCWVCKHFPYFRTAPSGWKNSIRHNLSLNRCFKKAECRKDMAKGSLWCIDPAYRPNLVQALKRSPFYPYLHPTSMGQPLSLNNLANLLPGVHTGRVPTWSPATPPSSTLWADPDMASAALNLMGLRGGEGSPKRSESITNTLEEIFRDEQWVNSQKIGRERHDSGESVGTEQLVISGSSQDHLYTRNTHPSKKKIKTAEQSRCRSPESEKSAPDAAYEFETRGFSEDDLDDDIINVIAEEQVIYSDAGSDTVDDSDDDDQQSLFDSGFASLRNYKMKNSQKRKLSNSLDDEESRQQNSSKRKRKEKKTETKKKTKKHQSKSSNSNSNEKLMKRKSRPMKVKLSKSASSPTMKKKMTPEKKNSDVDSGKDSPKVNRCSRARRLKQRNSKRRGNSNYHTRSSGHKLLGQEPVKRKRDAVRKRNFSEQSPDEEEEIKLAAGSLLHLAGLLKSPLGSSKVQRR from the exons ATGATAACTTTAAAACCTGATCCTCCCCCTGAGGGTAGCCAAGGCCTTCCTGGTGCTTCTCCTAATGTCGACAACACTCCTTCAAAGGACCTATTGTGGAAGGAAGGGCAAGCATTCTGCTCCAGTCCAGTGGCCATCATTAAGAAAAGTGTCACACCCATCAATCCTAAAACCAACATTTTGACTTTGCTTAAAAATCACGGCAATAAGATCAATAAACCCGAGGTTTTTAAGACAATTGGAAATCGGATTGTTATACCGATGAAAGTAAGCGTTGCTGCAAAGAAAGCCACCGATAAAAGTGCCAGCTCTTCTGGGGAAACTGCAAAGAAACTGGCAACGTTTCAAATGGCTGTCCCTAAATTAAAAGATCCCGCCAACGTGCTTGCCCCTGGTATATTGCACAAAGTAAATAACCTTCCATTTCGAAAGGCGAATACATCAACCTTGTTGCAAAAGGAGCAGAACAGTACCGGGCTTGCACAGGCTCATGTCAAAAATGAAGTAAATGGAAAGTTAACTTTAATAGAAACTAACCTCAATGATTATGGAGATTTGAACAAGTTCATGTCGTCTGTCACCGGCAGCTTTGGTTTGGCATCCTCGAATGATGACAAAGATAGTGTGATAAGCTCAACCGATTCAAGTAAGCTTAACATGTCAATGTCATCAATGAGCAAGTTATCGGATTTTGACGACCAGCTCGAGGACAATGACCTTACTTGTCTGTCTTGGCTGAACAATGACAAAGAGCTGTACAAGACAATCAGGAAATGCAATCCTGACGATCCTGGGATTGGTTTAAGTGGCGATGAAACTGACTCTGAAGAAAACACTGACAGTAACAAGCTTATTTTCACTGCCACGTCACCAATTGACTTCAAG AACACCTGGAAAGGCACACACAGTGATTTTGCATACAACCCTATGAGCAAACCACCGTATTCATTCAGTTGTCTTATTTTTATGGCGATTGAAGATTCATATCTTAAAAGACTTCCAGTGAAG GAGATCTACTGCTGGGTCTGCAAGCACTTCCCTTATTTTAGAACAGCACCATCTGGTTGGAAAAACTCAATTAGACACAACTTGTCCTTAAAtcgctgttttaaaaaagCTGAATGCAGAAAG GATATGGCTAAAGGCTCCCTCTGGTGTATAGACCCCGCATACAGACCCAACCTTGTGCAGGCTCTCAAACGAAGCCCCTTTTACCCATACCTTCACCCAACTAGTATGGGTCAACCACTTTCATTAAATAACCTCGCAAACCTTTTACCTGG TGTCCACACTGGCAGAGTCCCAACCTGGAGCCCAGCAACGCCGCCGAGCTCCACGTTATGGGCAG acccagacatggcgtcagctgctcTTAACCTGATGGGATTACGCGGTGGTG AGGGATCTCCGAAAAGATCAGAGAGCATCACAAACACGCTGGAAGAAATCTTCCGGGATGAGCAGTGGGTTAACTCTCAGAAAAT CGGCCGGGAGAGACACGACAGTGGGGAATCAGTGGGCACGGAGCAGCTGGTAATCAGCGGATCCTCCCAGGATCATCTCTACACGAGGAACACTCATCCGTCGAAGAAGAAGATCAAGACGGCTGAGCAGTCTCGATGCAGGTCTCCGGAGAGTGAAAAGTCCGCTCCGGATGCTGCGTATGAGTTTGAAACTCGAGGCTTCTCGGAAGATGACCTCGACGACGACATAATTAATGTCATAGCGGAAGAACAAGTGATCTACAGTGATGCGGGAAGTGACACTGTTGACGATTCAGATGACGATGACCAGCAGAGTCTCTTCGACAGTGGTTTTGCAAGCCTCCGGAATTACAAGATGAAGAACTCGCAGAAGAGGAAGCTGAGTAACTCCTTAGATGATGAGGAGAGTAGACAGCAAAACTCCTCCAAGAGAAAACGGAAAGAGAAGAAAacggaaacaaaaaagaagaCAAAGAAGCATCAATCAAAGTCCTCCAACAGCAACTCAAACGAGAAGTTGATGAAGAGAAAAAGCCGTCCAATGAAGGTGAAGCTCTCAAAGTCCGCCTCTTCACCCACGATGAAGAAGAAAATGACTCCTGAAAAGAAGAACAGCGACGTGGACAGTGGGAAAGATTCCCCGAAGGTTAACAGATGCTCAAGAGCGAGGAGACTAAAGCAGCGGAATTCAAAGCGACGCGGCAACTCAAATTATCACACTCGCTCTTCCGGACACAAACTTCTGGGACAGGAGCCCGTAAAGAGGAAGCGCGATGCTGTGCGGAAGAGGAATTTCAGCGAACAGAGTCCTGACGAGGAGGAAGAGATTAAGTTGGCTGCCGGTTCACTGCTGCATCTCGCCGGGCTCTTAAAGTCTCCTCTAGGATCAAGCAAAGTTCAAAGAAGATAA